A section of the Pimelobacter simplex genome encodes:
- a CDS encoding dihydrofolate reductase family protein, producing MPELTYYIGVTLDGFIAGPQDEVDFLGLSEEFLGFLASEFADTLPTPARAAFGVADAPLTRFDTVVMGRRTYDPALAEGLLDPYAHLRTVVVSRSLPAASDPVEVTAEAPLDVVRRLKADPSSRGVLLAGGGRLAGQVSAEIDRLVVKKYPVVVGDGVRMLDRAFAPEAFTLEQVRTFDNGCAVLEYARTTLSPRDL from the coding sequence ATGCCTGAGCTGACCTACTACATCGGCGTGACCCTCGACGGCTTCATCGCCGGCCCGCAGGACGAGGTCGACTTCCTCGGTCTCTCCGAGGAGTTCCTCGGCTTCCTCGCGAGCGAGTTCGCCGACACCCTGCCCACGCCCGCGCGTGCCGCGTTCGGCGTCGCCGACGCGCCGCTGACCCGCTTCGACACCGTCGTGATGGGGCGGCGCACCTACGACCCCGCGCTCGCCGAGGGCCTGCTCGACCCCTACGCGCACCTCCGCACCGTCGTGGTCAGCCGCTCGCTGCCCGCGGCCAGCGACCCGGTCGAGGTCACTGCGGAGGCGCCGCTCGACGTCGTGCGCCGGCTCAAGGCCGACCCGTCCTCGCGCGGCGTGCTGCTCGCCGGCGGCGGCCGGCTGGCCGGTCAGGTGAGTGCCGAGATCGACCGGCTGGTGGTCAAGAAGTACCCGGTCGTCGTCGGTGACGGGGTGCGGATGCTCGACCGGGCGTTCGCGCCCGAGGCGTTCACGCTGGAGCAGGTGCGCACGTTCGACAACGGGTGTGCGGTCCTGGAGTACGCCCGCACTACGCTCTCGCCCCGTGACCTTTGA
- the ppnP gene encoding pyrimidine/purine nucleoside phosphorylase — translation MTFENVTLDPQANIYFDGACVSHTFFLADGTRKSAGVIFPASLTFGTAAPEVMELNAGACRIRLAGAEDWQEYAAGQSFSVPGDSSFDIEVTETLGYVCHYG, via the coding sequence GTGACCTTTGAGAACGTGACCCTCGACCCGCAGGCCAACATCTACTTCGACGGTGCCTGCGTCAGCCACACCTTCTTCCTCGCCGACGGCACCCGGAAGTCGGCCGGCGTGATCTTCCCGGCCTCGCTCACCTTCGGCACCGCGGCGCCCGAGGTCATGGAGCTCAACGCCGGCGCCTGCCGGATCCGCCTGGCGGGAGCCGAGGACTGGCAGGAGTACGCCGCGGGCCAGTCGTTCAGCGTGCCCGGCGACTCGTCGTTCGACATCGAGGTGACCGAGACGCTCGGCTACGTCTGCCACTACGGCTGA
- a CDS encoding TetR/AcrR family transcriptional regulator: MARNPARRTELLDAATDLLAAVGARGLTFRGVDEQAGAPTGTTSNYFRSREDLLQQLCDHVFTRLAPDPAYVAERLAAPRTRALETTLMHDLVARADADRAGHLALFELRLEAARQPALGEVVTARFRANLEAITADHVEGGFPGGPEAARALYLAMTGFLFEHLTLPGLHPDSTELVTGLVERIVPADS; encoded by the coding sequence ATGGCCCGCAACCCCGCCCGTCGTACCGAGCTGCTCGACGCGGCCACCGACCTGCTCGCCGCGGTCGGCGCGCGCGGGCTGACCTTCCGAGGGGTCGACGAGCAGGCGGGCGCCCCGACCGGGACGACGTCGAACTACTTCCGCTCACGCGAGGACCTGCTCCAGCAGCTGTGCGACCACGTCTTCACCCGGCTCGCGCCCGACCCGGCGTACGTCGCCGAGCGGCTCGCCGCCCCGCGCACCCGCGCGCTCGAGACGACCCTCATGCACGACCTGGTCGCGCGCGCGGACGCCGACCGGGCCGGCCACCTCGCGCTCTTCGAGCTGCGCCTGGAGGCGGCCCGCCAGCCCGCGCTGGGCGAGGTGGTCACGGCGCGCTTCCGGGCCAACCTGGAGGCGATCACCGCCGACCACGTCGAGGGCGGCTTCCCCGGCGGGCCCGAGGCGGCGCGGGCGCTCTACCTGGCGATGACCGGCTTCCTCTTCGAGCACCTGACCCTGCCGGGCCTGCACCCGGACAGCACCGAGCTCGTCACCGGGCTGGTCGAGCGGATCGTGCCCGCGGACTCCTAG